A genomic region of Ferroacidibacillus organovorans contains the following coding sequences:
- a CDS encoding response regulator transcription factor, with protein MQEYILVVDDEPEICMFLKEVLERVGYQVETAHCGDEAIARVKTGPQPDLIVLDVMMPRMDGFEVCEQLRRMVNCPILFLSARDQEVDRVRGLIVGGDDYLVKPFSVKELRARVHAHLRRETRARADDGPRLMHIGALSIDVQGGAVAVRGEPIPFTQREFAILMFLVSHQGQVLSREQIYDAVWGMDAQGDVATVTEHIKKIRAKLAVFDTERSYISTVWGVGYKWERENGGFVTRSESR; from the coding sequence ATGCAGGAATATATTCTTGTCGTGGACGATGAACCGGAGATTTGCATGTTTCTAAAGGAAGTCCTGGAACGCGTCGGGTATCAGGTGGAAACGGCGCATTGCGGCGACGAAGCGATCGCTCGTGTCAAGACGGGTCCGCAGCCGGATTTGATCGTGCTCGACGTGATGATGCCAAGGATGGATGGCTTTGAAGTGTGTGAACAACTGAGGCGAATGGTCAACTGTCCGATCCTGTTTCTAAGCGCGCGCGATCAGGAAGTGGATCGTGTGCGTGGACTTATCGTCGGGGGCGACGATTACCTCGTCAAACCGTTTAGCGTCAAGGAACTGCGGGCGCGCGTGCACGCACATTTGCGCCGAGAGACGCGCGCGCGTGCGGATGACGGTCCGCGTTTGATGCACATCGGGGCACTGTCGATTGATGTGCAGGGAGGCGCCGTCGCCGTGAGAGGGGAGCCAATTCCGTTTACTCAGCGTGAGTTTGCGATCCTCATGTTTCTCGTGTCACACCAAGGGCAGGTGCTCTCAAGAGAACAGATTTATGACGCGGTGTGGGGGATGGACGCGCAAGGGGATGTAGCGACGGTGACGGAACACATTAAAAAGATACGCGCAAAACTCGCCGTCTTTGATACGGAGCGCTCGTATATCAGCACAGTGTGGGGTGTGGGGTACAAGTGGGAGAGGGAAAACGGAGGATTCGTCACTCGATCCGAAAGCAGATGA
- a CDS encoding HAMP domain-containing sensor histidine kinase has protein sequence MGEGKRRIRHSIRKQMILSVILIGVCSFAATLVTYILAAHLGVFAGQQRVMQKGAKLEALVRAQGAAVLNRRMETSLTKTFPQTLGVYEVMRPDGMPLYGSETRRLYDSAQSVARHLNIENVQPVRGLIGGTVTRLMPVLGANGTLVGAVYYAFSFHPFQGSAEFSRTPLVIGTLMTPFFFIGLFTYLFSRRLSRKVNRPVQTLMKAIQKIQARDLDFVVEEKSDNELGDLLYAFEKMRQDLKEALLRQWSLEEERRELLAAISHDVRTPLTMIRGHAELLGEMEGRSSTAARYAETILRNVDRVTHLMSDLHTVAELERGQFAIRPRLVALRELLGAKIEEYQTWAAAEAIRVDLSYADAQDDTDAVGGAELVMLDPDRFAQILDNLIANALRFTPRRGQISLSVEQREDGLSVRVQDSGRGFMAGDENKVFRKFYQSDPSRTEGEHHRGLGLYIVKTLVEACGGTIAARNAPTGGAIVELFLPVHILHNL, from the coding sequence GTGGGAGAGGGAAAACGGAGGATTCGTCACTCGATCCGAAAGCAGATGATCCTGAGTGTGATTCTGATCGGCGTGTGCAGTTTCGCGGCCACCCTCGTTACGTATATCCTCGCAGCCCATTTGGGGGTATTCGCGGGACAACAACGTGTGATGCAAAAAGGTGCAAAACTGGAGGCGCTCGTTCGCGCGCAGGGCGCTGCTGTTTTGAATCGTCGTATGGAGACGAGCCTGACTAAGACATTTCCGCAAACGCTTGGCGTCTATGAAGTGATGCGTCCTGATGGAATGCCGCTTTATGGCAGTGAGACGCGCAGGTTGTATGACTCTGCCCAAAGCGTCGCGCGTCACTTGAACATCGAGAATGTGCAACCTGTGCGTGGGCTGATCGGCGGAACTGTGACAAGGCTCATGCCTGTGCTCGGGGCAAACGGAACGCTTGTCGGCGCGGTGTATTACGCCTTTTCGTTCCATCCTTTTCAGGGAAGCGCGGAATTTTCCCGAACTCCACTCGTCATTGGGACACTCATGACACCCTTTTTCTTCATTGGACTCTTTACGTACCTCTTTTCACGCAGGTTGAGTCGAAAGGTCAATCGACCCGTGCAGACGCTTATGAAGGCGATTCAAAAGATTCAAGCGCGCGATCTCGATTTTGTCGTCGAGGAGAAGAGCGACAATGAGTTGGGTGATTTGCTTTATGCGTTTGAAAAGATGCGTCAGGATCTCAAAGAAGCGCTGTTGCGCCAGTGGTCGCTCGAAGAGGAGCGGCGGGAACTCTTGGCGGCAATTTCGCACGATGTGCGCACGCCGCTCACGATGATCCGCGGTCACGCAGAATTGCTGGGTGAGATGGAGGGACGATCGTCAACTGCGGCGCGCTACGCAGAGACGATTTTACGCAATGTCGATCGCGTGACGCATTTGATGAGTGATCTGCACACGGTGGCGGAGCTTGAGCGTGGGCAGTTTGCGATTCGGCCGCGACTCGTTGCGCTGCGTGAGCTTCTTGGCGCGAAGATTGAAGAGTATCAAACGTGGGCGGCGGCAGAGGCGATCCGTGTGGATCTGAGCTATGCGGATGCGCAGGATGATACGGACGCGGTGGGTGGCGCTGAGTTGGTTATGCTGGATCCGGATCGATTCGCGCAGATTTTGGATAATCTGATCGCGAATGCGCTGCGCTTCACGCCGCGTCGTGGTCAGATTAGCTTGAGCGTTGAGCAGCGTGAGGATGGCTTGTCTGTGCGCGTGCAGGATTCTGGCCGCGGCTTTATGGCAGGGGATGAGAATAAGGTATTTCGCAAGTTTTATCAGAGTGACCCTTCGCGGACGGAGGGGGAGCATCATCGAGGACTCGGGCTCTATATCGTAAAGACGCTTGTCGAGGCGTGCGGCGGAACGATTGCCGCGAGGAATGCGCCGACGGGCGGCGCGATTGTGGAGCTTTTCTTGCCGGTGCACATTCTACATAACTTATAA
- a CDS encoding DoxX family protein translates to MNTGLLIIRLVIGLTFAGHATQKLFGWFGGYGLKGTGGWLESIGLKPGYLMALLAGLAELAGGLLFASGIWFPVGAALIILTMLIAIVTVHGKNGYWVTQNGIEYNVALIAISLGLALVGPGSLVL, encoded by the coding sequence TTGAACACAGGTCTGCTTATCATTCGTCTTGTCATTGGACTCACCTTTGCCGGGCACGCCACACAAAAATTGTTCGGTTGGTTTGGCGGGTACGGACTCAAAGGGACGGGCGGTTGGTTGGAGTCCATCGGCCTGAAACCGGGATACCTTATGGCACTTCTTGCGGGCCTCGCCGAACTGGCGGGCGGATTGCTTTTTGCTTCTGGGATCTGGTTTCCTGTCGGTGCGGCTTTGATCATTCTGACCATGCTTATCGCCATCGTTACGGTTCACGGCAAAAATGGCTACTGGGTGACGCAAAACGGTATTGAGTACAATGTCGCGCTTATCGCGATTTCGCTCGGTCTCGCGCTTGTGGGGCCTGGCTCGCTTGTTCTCTAA
- a CDS encoding LysM peptidoglycan-binding domain-containing protein, producing MNKKLWAFSTLATIALGASSLAPAFAATVTVQSGQSLWSISQQQHVPLAGLEQANPSVNPANLLIGTVLQLPQGAPSSSYNTYTVQPGDTFWTIANAHHVSLSALIAANPNVQANNLLIGSTLALPAGAHVAAQQTTPATASSATTTASSATSGAQSGYTASDLYWMERVIHAEAQGEPLAAQIAVGDVVLHRMEQPNGPTTVQGVVFQVINGHYQFTCVPQGTIYQAPDATSVTAALDVLQNHQDLVPGALVFYNPAQTPASSWVRQQPYLASIGNFVFAK from the coding sequence ATGAATAAGAAATTATGGGCATTTTCAACGCTCGCTACGATCGCGCTTGGAGCATCCAGCCTGGCGCCCGCATTCGCCGCAACGGTTACGGTTCAATCAGGCCAATCGCTCTGGTCAATCTCGCAGCAACAACATGTGCCTCTCGCGGGCCTCGAGCAAGCGAACCCGTCCGTCAATCCAGCCAATCTGCTCATCGGAACAGTGTTACAGCTTCCGCAGGGCGCACCCTCTTCCTCTTACAATACGTACACGGTACAACCTGGGGATACCTTTTGGACGATCGCAAACGCGCACCACGTGTCGTTGTCAGCGCTTATCGCGGCGAATCCTAACGTACAGGCGAACAATCTGCTGATCGGCAGCACGCTCGCACTTCCCGCAGGAGCGCATGTCGCCGCGCAGCAGACAACTCCGGCAACCGCGTCCTCAGCGACGACCACGGCGAGCAGTGCAACAAGTGGAGCGCAAAGTGGTTACACCGCATCCGACCTGTACTGGATGGAGCGTGTGATTCACGCAGAAGCGCAAGGGGAGCCTCTCGCTGCGCAAATCGCAGTGGGTGACGTTGTTCTCCATCGCATGGAACAACCGAATGGACCCACGACGGTGCAGGGTGTCGTTTTTCAAGTGATCAATGGGCACTATCAATTCACATGCGTGCCTCAAGGCACGATTTATCAGGCGCCTGACGCGACAAGTGTCACGGCGGCACTCGATGTCCTGCAGAACCATCAAGATTTGGTTCCCGGGGCGCTCGTGTTTTACAATCCAGCGCAGACACCCGCCTCCAGTTGGGTGCGGCAACAACCGTATCTTGCTTCAATCGGCAACTTTGTATTCGCAAAATAA
- a CDS encoding cytochrome c oxidase subunit II: protein MARNRKILRRFSWVVMASLLLTGCSTQIPVLQPQGPVAQQEFGLIEWSFFLMLFVAIVVFILFGVFIYRYRNTPNNKAPYEPDMEGSRKLEFIWTLIPVIIVLLIAVPTVRTTYALQAPPKTAKTDPLVIDVTSAAWKWIFQYPKSGLETVNYLVIPANEPVQFNLTSVGPMNTFWIPSLGGMEFNMPNVTLGLWLQADHPGIYLGRSANFSGVGFEHMSFTVKALSIPQFNTWVSAVKKTAPALSNAENNQILYTHGLSPKLTFSSYPSTKTTGTAGMSGM, encoded by the coding sequence GTGGCAAGGAACAGGAAAATCCTTCGTCGATTCAGCTGGGTGGTCATGGCTTCTTTATTATTGACGGGATGCAGCACGCAGATTCCCGTTTTGCAGCCGCAAGGACCCGTTGCACAGCAAGAGTTCGGACTTATTGAATGGTCATTCTTTTTGATGTTGTTTGTTGCGATTGTCGTTTTCATTCTGTTTGGCGTGTTTATTTACCGCTATCGAAATACGCCAAACAATAAAGCGCCTTATGAACCCGATATGGAAGGCAGCCGTAAACTGGAGTTTATCTGGACGCTGATTCCGGTCATCATCGTTTTGCTGATCGCGGTGCCCACGGTGCGCACAACATACGCTTTGCAGGCGCCGCCAAAGACGGCAAAAACCGATCCTCTTGTCATCGACGTAACCAGCGCGGCGTGGAAGTGGATCTTCCAGTACCCGAAAAGCGGCCTGGAAACAGTGAACTACTTGGTTATCCCTGCCAATGAGCCAGTGCAGTTTAACCTGACGTCCGTCGGTCCGATGAACACATTCTGGATTCCGTCGCTTGGCGGGATGGAGTTCAACATGCCAAACGTGACGCTCGGTCTTTGGCTTCAGGCGGATCATCCTGGTATTTACCTGGGGAGAAGCGCGAATTTTTCTGGCGTTGGTTTTGAACACATGTCTTTCACTGTAAAGGCTCTATCCATTCCGCAGTTTAACACATGGGTTTCTGCGGTTAAAAAGACAGCTCCTGCGTTATCAAACGCGGAAAATAATCAGATCCTTTACACCCACGGTTTGTCGCCAAAGCTCACGTTTTCATCGTATCCGTCGACAAAAACGACGGGCACGGCAGGTATGTCTGGAATGTAA
- a CDS encoding cbb3-type cytochrome c oxidase subunit I, translating into MSMFPHNYLIYGADVSIVGATALIIFVLTYFKKWKWLWDNWITTVDHKRIGIMYILAAFAMFFRGGTDGLLMRTQLALPNLHFLSAQHYDEIFTTHGTIMILFMAMPMLIGLINVAVPLQIGARDVAFPYLNAISFWTFFFGAMLFNISFVFGGSPDAGWTSYAPLSELQFDPGPGENYYLLGLQLAGIGTIATGVNFLVTILKMRAPGMTLMKMPQFTWATLITSIIIIFAFPVLTVALALLTIDRLMGAHFFTIAAGGMPMMWVNLFWIWGHPEVYIVILPAFGILSDVISTFSGKKIFGYSAMVVSLATIAALSFTVWVHHFFTMGAGAAVNSFFGVSTMLIAIPTGVKIFNWLFTMYRGRIRFTTPMLWALAFIPTFVVGGMTGVMLAVAPADYQYHNSYFLVSHFHYVLIGGTVFGAFAGIYYWWPKMFGHKLNERLGRWHVGTFVLFFNMTFFPMYIVGLMGMTRRMYTYPAGLGWTALNLIETIGAFGQGASMMIMAVNIVRSIKFGERDVTGDIWDGRTLEWSTTSPAAEYNFSVLPHVTSVDEWWEEKKRGVVRPDHATFKPIHMPNNSGWPFLIGLSFFVAGFGLVFNWWLSAIVGALGIITFLFLRSFDYNTDHYIPVDEVKRVEAAAGR; encoded by the coding sequence ATGTCGATGTTTCCGCACAATTACCTGATTTACGGTGCGGACGTTTCCATCGTCGGTGCGACGGCGCTCATCATCTTTGTGCTTACGTACTTTAAGAAGTGGAAGTGGCTTTGGGACAACTGGATCACCACGGTTGATCACAAACGCATTGGTATCATGTACATTCTTGCGGCGTTTGCCATGTTCTTTCGCGGCGGGACCGACGGTCTTTTAATGCGCACGCAACTCGCGCTCCCAAATCTGCATTTTTTGAGCGCGCAACACTATGATGAGATCTTTACGACGCATGGCACCATCATGATCCTGTTCATGGCGATGCCCATGCTGATCGGGCTTATCAACGTGGCGGTACCGCTTCAAATCGGCGCGCGCGACGTCGCGTTTCCCTATTTGAATGCGATCAGCTTTTGGACATTTTTCTTTGGCGCAATGCTGTTTAACATCTCTTTTGTCTTTGGCGGATCACCCGACGCGGGGTGGACCAGTTATGCGCCGCTTTCAGAGCTGCAGTTTGATCCAGGACCTGGTGAGAACTATTACCTGCTTGGACTTCAACTCGCCGGAATCGGGACGATCGCCACAGGCGTCAACTTTCTCGTCACCATTCTCAAGATGCGCGCGCCTGGCATGACGCTCATGAAAATGCCGCAGTTTACGTGGGCGACACTGATCACTTCCATTATTATCATCTTTGCGTTTCCTGTGCTGACCGTGGCGCTCGCGCTTTTGACGATTGACCGTTTGATGGGCGCACACTTTTTCACGATTGCCGCAGGCGGAATGCCGATGATGTGGGTCAATCTGTTCTGGATTTGGGGTCACCCGGAAGTGTATATCGTCATCTTGCCAGCGTTTGGTATCCTTTCGGATGTGATCAGCACGTTTTCTGGCAAAAAGATTTTTGGTTACAGTGCGATGGTGGTTTCACTCGCCACGATCGCGGCGCTCAGCTTTACGGTCTGGGTGCACCATTTCTTCACGATGGGCGCAGGGGCCGCTGTCAACTCGTTCTTTGGCGTATCGACGATGCTGATTGCCATCCCGACGGGTGTGAAAATCTTCAACTGGCTTTTTACGATGTATCGCGGACGGATTCGCTTTACGACGCCGATGCTCTGGGCGCTCGCGTTCATCCCGACATTTGTCGTCGGTGGGATGACAGGCGTGATGCTCGCCGTTGCACCGGCTGACTATCAGTATCACAACAGTTACTTTTTGGTCAGCCACTTTCACTACGTGCTGATCGGTGGGACAGTCTTTGGCGCGTTTGCGGGGATCTACTACTGGTGGCCGAAAATGTTTGGCCACAAACTGAATGAGCGTTTGGGGCGCTGGCATGTCGGCACATTCGTTCTCTTTTTCAACATGACCTTCTTTCCAATGTACATTGTGGGACTCATGGGCATGACGCGCAGGATGTACACCTATCCGGCAGGACTTGGCTGGACGGCGCTCAATTTGATTGAGACGATCGGCGCGTTTGGACAGGGTGCATCGATGATGATCATGGCGGTCAATATTGTGAGGAGCATCAAGTTTGGCGAACGGGATGTGACGGGAGATATCTGGGATGGACGCACGCTTGAATGGTCGACCACATCTCCCGCGGCAGAGTACAATTTTTCTGTGTTGCCGCACGTCACCTCTGTGGATGAGTGGTGGGAAGAGAAGAAACGCGGCGTCGTTCGTCCGGATCACGCCACCTTCAAGCCGATTCACATGCCGAACAACTCTGGTTGGCCGTTTTTGATCGGACTTTCCTTTTTCGTTGCAGGATTTGGACTCGTCTTTAACTGGTGGCTCTCAGCGATTGTCGGTGCGCTCGGGATCATCACGTTCTTGTTCCTGCGTTCGTTTGACTACAACACCGATCACTACATCCCGGTTGATGAAGTAAAACGGGTTGAAGCCGCGGCAGGGAGGTAA
- the qoxC gene encoding cytochrome aa3 quinol oxidase subunit III encodes MAYSIPSDDHEHAIDTSGPLEYSTEENKLKILGFWVFLGAEFVLFSCLFATYIVLHGNTAGGPTSQQLYDVNGFMTETMLLLVSSFTSGLAIHAMRNNQKNQMIVWWIITMGLGAGFVGMEISEFVHYVSIGATISRSAFLSGFFTLVGTHGAHVTLGFFWMLSILIQIIRKGITPITARKAFVVSLYWHFLDVVWIFIFTVVYLTGKVV; translated from the coding sequence ATGGCCTATTCAATCCCTTCAGACGACCATGAACACGCGATTGACACGAGTGGACCGCTTGAGTATTCAACCGAAGAGAACAAGCTCAAGATTCTTGGCTTCTGGGTCTTTCTCGGCGCGGAATTTGTCCTTTTTTCCTGTCTGTTCGCAACGTATATCGTGCTGCACGGCAACACGGCGGGCGGACCGACATCGCAGCAACTGTATGACGTAAACGGCTTTATGACAGAGACGATGCTGCTGCTTGTCAGCAGCTTCACATCCGGGCTCGCGATTCACGCGATGCGCAACAACCAGAAGAACCAGATGATCGTGTGGTGGATTATCACGATGGGGCTTGGCGCCGGGTTTGTCGGCATGGAGATCTCGGAGTTTGTCCACTACGTCTCGATCGGCGCGACCATCTCGCGCAGCGCGTTTCTCTCCGGGTTCTTTACGCTGGTCGGAACGCACGGTGCGCACGTGACGCTCGGATTCTTCTGGATGTTATCCATTCTCATTCAGATCATCCGCAAAGGAATCACGCCGATTACGGCGCGCAAGGCATTCGTCGTAAGCCTCTACTGGCACTTTCTCGACGTGGTGTGGATCTTTATCTTTACGGTCGTCTACCTGACGGGTAAGGTGGTGTAA
- the qoxD gene encoding cytochrome aa3 quinol oxidase subunit IV: MDTSHHDGHEHTAVSTHREGFPWKDIIGLVLSLALTFASLHIVLTHALPLGELITAIVVLAVFQLFVQLFLFMHLTEKTGTRSNIGALAFGLFVAFTIVAGSIWIMAFNSTAS, translated from the coding sequence ATGGACACATCGCATCATGATGGACACGAACACACAGCAGTCAGCACACATCGCGAAGGATTTCCGTGGAAGGATATCATTGGCCTCGTCTTGTCGCTCGCATTGACGTTCGCCTCTTTGCACATTGTGTTGACGCATGCGTTGCCGCTCGGAGAATTGATTACTGCGATCGTCGTTTTAGCGGTGTTTCAGTTGTTCGTCCAGCTCTTTCTCTTCATGCATTTGACGGAGAAGACGGGGACGCGCTCGAATATTGGGGCGCTGGCTTTTGGACTCTTCGTCGCATTTACGATCGTGGCGGGATCGATCTGGATCATGGCGTTTAACTCGACTGCATCTTGA
- a CDS encoding MFS transporter translates to MIVSYRRIDETRDDSAPVWIEMDEVIDINWKRTLVILWVSNFAVTAGMSLILPFLPLYIETLGVHQPQALDRWSGSIFAIQFVTSVIFQPIWGAMADRFGRKPMLLRAGIGMGVITTLMGFVTSPFQLLGLRLINGVFSGFISMSVSLQASTTPTEHSGRALGTLQTGAIAGSLLGPLVGGFLSETLGFKGVFYLTGALLILASLIVFVFVHEPKRTERPKSQSNRTRLHALRPLLPVFIASITIQAGMMTIEPIVTLYAKTIYTGPHLAVMAGLVVATSGFANLIGAPTLGRLSDRIGQRRVLIIALIMAMITYIPQAIATNMTVLLIGRALLGLFIGGMIPSLNVLVKKKAPANLQAVAFGINSSSVFLGNLIGPLLGSNVAALYSIRSVFYVTMGMLLLNAIYLYLQRDLDQSPQEDLHTKELPTN, encoded by the coding sequence ATGATCGTTTCATATAGACGAATCGACGAAACGAGAGACGATTCTGCGCCTGTATGGATTGAAATGGACGAGGTGATCGATATCAACTGGAAGAGAACGCTCGTCATTCTTTGGGTTTCAAACTTTGCGGTGACTGCCGGAATGAGCCTGATCCTCCCTTTTCTGCCCCTGTACATCGAGACGCTCGGCGTGCATCAACCGCAGGCGCTCGACCGCTGGAGCGGCTCTATTTTCGCCATCCAGTTTGTAACCTCTGTCATCTTTCAGCCGATCTGGGGGGCGATGGCCGATCGTTTTGGGCGCAAGCCAATGCTTCTGCGCGCCGGGATTGGCATGGGAGTGATCACAACGCTCATGGGGTTTGTGACATCCCCGTTTCAACTCCTCGGATTGCGTCTCATTAACGGCGTATTTTCAGGATTCATCTCAATGTCCGTCTCGCTCCAGGCATCAACGACCCCCACCGAGCACTCCGGACGCGCGCTTGGCACACTGCAAACCGGCGCGATTGCAGGCTCTCTGCTTGGCCCGCTCGTCGGCGGCTTTTTGTCTGAGACGCTGGGGTTCAAAGGTGTCTTTTACCTTACCGGTGCGCTGCTGATTCTCGCAAGCCTGATCGTTTTCGTGTTTGTTCACGAACCTAAGCGCACAGAAAGACCAAAGTCCCAGTCCAATCGCACGAGGCTCCACGCACTTCGTCCACTTCTCCCCGTATTCATTGCATCCATCACGATCCAGGCAGGCATGATGACGATTGAGCCGATTGTCACCTTATATGCCAAAACCATCTATACTGGTCCTCACCTCGCCGTGATGGCGGGCCTTGTCGTCGCGACAAGCGGTTTCGCAAACCTGATCGGCGCCCCCACCCTCGGACGTCTGAGTGATCGCATCGGGCAGCGGCGCGTCTTGATCATCGCGCTCATCATGGCCATGATAACTTACATTCCACAGGCGATCGCGACCAACATGACCGTTCTTCTCATCGGGCGCGCGCTGCTCGGGCTGTTTATTGGCGGAATGATTCCTTCCCTCAACGTCCTGGTCAAAAAGAAGGCTCCAGCAAACTTGCAGGCTGTCGCTTTTGGGATCAACTCGTCATCCGTCTTTCTCGGCAATCTGATCGGCCCACTTCTTGGAAGCAACGTAGCGGCGCTCTACTCCATACGCTCTGTTTTTTATGTCACCATGGGCATGCTCCTTTTGAACGCCATTTATCTCTATCTGCAGCGCGATCTCGATCAATCTCCACAAGAGGATCTGCACACAAAAGAACTGCCGACAAACTAG
- a CDS encoding NAD(P)/FAD-dependent oxidoreductase, whose product MNTHRIVLLGGGYGGMYFMRTLLARLPDHVEVTLIDRLPKSPLKTEFYSITAGTTSLKDVTMPFPTHPKLTCIFDEVLAIDQEQKIVACREQGDVTYDTLVVALGCVDRFHGIPGAETFANSLQSLKRAQMTGHAILTLDAYRSVVLIGAGLTGIELAAELRESRPDLNVTIVDRNDKVLKGFSPKLQDYVESWLTDHDVTILHGIQTDRIEAGHIVHQHGEISFDQLVWTAGIQASPLVRTLRCSYDSIGRAVVNEWQQLPDDPDVFVIGDSAASVHPPSAQLAEFHGEYAAQTILALLQNEQPKQREYQNKGQLGSLGKEMGFGQVKGVDLSGKIPRLLKSGVLWSYKKHVEKATVLTKE is encoded by the coding sequence ATGAACACCCATCGAATTGTTCTTCTTGGCGGCGGCTATGGCGGCATGTATTTTATGCGGACACTGCTTGCGCGCCTCCCTGACCATGTGGAAGTCACGCTGATCGACCGCCTTCCCAAAAGCCCGCTGAAGACAGAGTTTTACAGTATCACGGCAGGCACGACGTCTTTAAAAGATGTCACGATGCCCTTTCCCACACACCCCAAGCTGACATGCATTTTTGATGAAGTACTGGCGATTGACCAGGAGCAAAAGATCGTCGCCTGCCGCGAACAGGGCGACGTGACGTATGACACGCTCGTCGTGGCGCTTGGGTGCGTGGACCGCTTTCACGGCATCCCGGGGGCAGAGACGTTTGCGAATAGCCTGCAGAGTTTAAAACGCGCCCAAATGACTGGGCATGCCATTTTGACGTTGGATGCGTATCGCTCTGTCGTATTGATCGGCGCCGGACTGACAGGCATTGAGCTGGCGGCAGAACTGCGCGAGTCGCGGCCCGACCTGAATGTGACCATTGTGGACCGAAATGACAAGGTGTTAAAGGGCTTCTCTCCGAAACTGCAGGATTATGTCGAGTCGTGGCTCACCGATCACGACGTGACAATTCTTCACGGAATACAGACGGATCGGATCGAGGCAGGCCACATTGTGCATCAACACGGGGAGATTTCATTTGATCAACTCGTGTGGACAGCGGGGATTCAGGCAAGTCCGCTTGTTCGCACACTGCGCTGTTCTTATGATTCGATCGGACGGGCTGTGGTGAATGAATGGCAACAGCTTCCAGATGATCCTGACGTGTTTGTCATCGGTGACAGTGCCGCTTCGGTCCATCCCCCATCTGCGCAACTTGCGGAGTTCCACGGTGAATACGCGGCGCAAACCATTCTCGCTCTCCTTCAGAATGAACAGCCAAAACAGCGTGAGTATCAGAATAAAGGACAACTCGGATCCTTAGGAAAAGAGATGGGGTTTGGCCAGGTCAAAGGTGTCGATCTGTCAGGAAAAATTCCGCGTCTGTTAAAAAGCGGTGTGTTGTGGTCCTATAAAAAACATGTCGAGAAGGCCACCGTTCTCACAAAGGAGTAA